One Pongo abelii isolate AG06213 chromosome 12, NHGRI_mPonAbe1-v2.0_pri, whole genome shotgun sequence DNA segment encodes these proteins:
- the LOC100458972 gene encoding large ribosomal subunit protein uL30m, whose protein sequence is MAGILRLVVQRPPGRLQTVTKGVESLICTDWIRHKFTRSRIPEKVFQASPEDHEKYGGDPQNPHKLHIVTRIKSTRRRPYWEKDIIKMLGLAKAHTPQVHKNIPSVNAKLKVVKHLIRIKPLKLPQGLPTEENMSNTCLKSTGELVVQWHLKPVEQKAHES, encoded by the exons ATGGCTGGGATTTTGCGCTTAGTAGTTCAGAGGCCCCCAGGCAGACTACAG ACCGTGACAAAAGGTGTGGAGTCTCTTATTTGTACAGATTGGATTCGTCACAAATTCACCAGATCAAGAATTCCAGAAAAA GTGTTTCAGGCCTCACCTGAAGATCATGAAAAATATGGTGGGGATCCACAGAACCCTCATAAACTGCATATTGTTACCAGAATAAAAAGTACAAGAAGACGTCCATACTGGGAAAAAGATATAATAAAGATGCTTGGATTAGCAAAA GCACATACCCCTCAAGTTCACAAGAATATCCCTTCAGTGAATGCAAAATTGAAAGTGGTTAAGCATTTGATAAG AATCAAGCCCTTGAAGTTGCCACAAGGACTTCCAACAGAGGAGAACATGTCTAACACGTGCCTCAAAAGCACTGGGGAGTTAGTAGTGCAGTGGCATCTGAAACCTGTGGAGCAGAAAGCACATGAGTCCTAA